Proteins encoded by one window of Acuticoccus sp. MNP-M23:
- the pstA gene encoding phosphate ABC transporter permease PstA — protein MAAQSAGEIERNNTRAQVEASIGRRRRNEAIFKGIGLGAVLIGLTFVAVLFGSIFYKGIPAFTQATLHLPVTFDAAIIKVPDRPQQMPGVSDADYQQELYAWQRKLVFVNWNKIVQNAFATVLPDAADNARDVGGMVASAEKVRLRDMVADDPSLIGTTQDVALVAAANIDVWLKGNIDRDLPQSMQQLSARQQQWADALYDRGVIEMNFSSTLFTNVDSRSSPATAGLLGAIVGSVMMMLVVMLFAVPVGVMAAVYLEEFAPRNWFTDLIEVNINNLAAVPSIVFGLLGAAVFINLFGLPLSAPLVGGLVLSLMTLPTVIIASRAALRAVPPSIRQAALGVGASPTQAMFHHTLPLAVPGMLTGAIIGVAQALGETAPLLLIGMNAFVASVPSTPLDQASALPVQIYLWQGNELRNFFEPRTAAAIMVLLGVMISLNTLAILLRHRFERRW, from the coding sequence ATGGCAGCGCAATCGGCCGGCGAGATCGAGCGCAACAACACGCGCGCGCAGGTCGAGGCGTCCATCGGCCGCCGCCGGCGCAACGAGGCGATCTTCAAGGGGATCGGCCTTGGCGCGGTGCTCATCGGCCTCACCTTCGTGGCGGTCCTGTTCGGGTCGATCTTCTACAAGGGCATCCCGGCCTTCACCCAGGCGACGCTGCACCTTCCGGTCACGTTCGACGCCGCCATCATCAAGGTTCCCGACCGCCCGCAGCAGATGCCCGGCGTGTCCGATGCGGACTACCAGCAGGAGCTGTACGCCTGGCAGCGCAAGCTGGTGTTCGTGAACTGGAACAAGATCGTCCAGAACGCCTTCGCCACGGTGTTGCCGGACGCCGCGGACAATGCGCGCGACGTTGGCGGCATGGTGGCCAGCGCCGAAAAGGTGCGCCTGCGCGACATGGTGGCCGACGATCCGTCGCTCATCGGCACCACGCAGGACGTCGCGCTGGTCGCCGCAGCCAACATCGATGTCTGGCTGAAGGGCAACATCGACCGGGACCTCCCCCAGTCCATGCAGCAGCTGTCCGCCAGGCAGCAGCAATGGGCCGACGCGCTCTACGATCGCGGCGTGATCGAGATGAACTTCTCCAGCACGCTGTTCACCAACGTGGATTCGCGCTCCTCGCCGGCCACGGCCGGCCTGCTGGGCGCCATCGTCGGCTCGGTGATGATGATGCTGGTGGTGATGCTGTTCGCCGTCCCCGTCGGCGTGATGGCCGCGGTGTACCTGGAAGAATTCGCGCCGCGGAACTGGTTCACCGACCTCATCGAGGTGAACATCAACAACCTTGCCGCGGTGCCTTCCATCGTCTTCGGCCTTCTGGGCGCTGCGGTCTTCATCAACCTCTTCGGTCTGCCGCTGTCGGCGCCTCTGGTCGGCGGCCTGGTCCTGTCGCTGATGACGCTGCCCACTGTCATCATCGCCTCGCGTGCGGCGCTGCGCGCGGTGCCGCCGTCGATCCGGCAGGCGGCGCTCGGCGTCGGCGCATCACCCACCCAGGCCATGTTCCACCACACGCTGCCGCTGGCGGTGCCGGGGATGCTGACCGGCGCCATCATCGGCGTGGCGCAGGCGCTCGGCGAGACCGCGCCGCTCCTGCTGATCGGCATGAACGCCTTCGTCGCGTCCGTCCCGTCGACCCCGCTGGATCAGGCGAGCGCGCTGCCGGTGCAGATCTATCTGTGGCAGGGCAACGAGCTGCGCAATTTCTTCGAGCCGCGCACGGCGGCCGCCATCATGGTCCTTCTGGGCGTGATGATCTCACTGAACACTCTTGCGATCCTTCTGCGTCATCGCTTCGAACGCCGCTGGTAA
- the pstC gene encoding phosphate ABC transporter permease subunit PstC — protein MSSFIPVAVVLILLGIAYQWGVSTSRKVATASSGPMHSRFGYHGLLVALWCLIPAAVTFIIYLVFEPIISDAILQSYLPPEIAADTGESANALSRMANIASGFGAVGELTGYEKAGAAALERFHAIAWFAAITIAAALGAAGAAVARKKISPGLRARNRVELAIRVVLITCSAIAVLTTVGIVLSVLSEALRFFSYVNPMDFLFGTTWNPRFSSTGTGGQGDFGLLPLLWGTIMITIIAMMVAVPVGLMSAIYLSEYAGPKFRFFAKPALEILAGIPTIVYGIFAIFTVGPLFASVGDAIGINIMATSAFTAGVVMGIMIIPFVSSLSDDIISQVPKAMRDGSYGLGATQSETIRKVLLPAALPGIVGAFLLAISRAIGETMIVVLAAGNSPVLTGNPFEAVSTVTVTIVNQLTGDTDFASPQSLVAFALGLTLFIITLILNVMAIYIVRKYREQYE, from the coding sequence ATGTCCAGCTTCATCCCCGTCGCCGTGGTGCTGATCCTCCTCGGGATCGCCTACCAATGGGGCGTTTCGACGAGCCGCAAGGTTGCCACCGCATCAAGCGGACCGATGCATTCGCGGTTCGGCTATCACGGGCTCCTGGTGGCGCTGTGGTGCCTCATCCCCGCCGCCGTCACCTTCATCATCTATCTGGTGTTCGAGCCGATCATCTCCGACGCCATCCTCCAGTCCTACCTCCCGCCCGAGATTGCCGCCGACACCGGCGAGAGTGCCAACGCCCTGTCGCGGATGGCAAACATCGCCTCCGGTTTCGGGGCAGTGGGTGAGCTGACCGGTTACGAAAAGGCGGGTGCTGCCGCGCTGGAGCGTTTCCACGCGATTGCATGGTTCGCCGCAATCACCATTGCCGCTGCCCTTGGCGCGGCGGGTGCCGCGGTGGCCCGCAAGAAGATCTCGCCGGGTCTGAGGGCCCGCAACCGGGTGGAGCTTGCCATCCGCGTGGTGCTCATCACCTGCTCCGCCATTGCCGTGCTGACCACGGTCGGCATCGTCCTGTCGGTCCTGTCCGAAGCGCTGCGCTTCTTCTCCTACGTCAACCCGATGGACTTCCTGTTCGGCACCACCTGGAACCCGCGCTTCTCCTCCACCGGCACCGGCGGACAGGGCGACTTCGGCCTTCTGCCCCTCCTGTGGGGCACCATCATGATCACCATCATCGCGATGATGGTGGCGGTGCCCGTGGGCCTGATGTCGGCCATCTACCTCTCCGAATATGCCGGCCCGAAGTTCCGCTTCTTCGCCAAGCCCGCACTCGAAATTCTCGCCGGCATCCCCACCATCGTCTACGGCATCTTTGCCATCTTCACGGTGGGGCCGCTCTTCGCCTCTGTGGGCGACGCCATCGGCATCAACATCATGGCAACCAGCGCGTTCACCGCCGGTGTGGTGATGGGGATCATGATCATCCCGTTCGTGTCCTCGCTGTCGGACGACATCATCAGCCAGGTGCCCAAGGCGATGCGCGACGGCTCCTACGGCCTCGGCGCCACACAGTCGGAGACCATTCGCAAGGTGCTCCTGCCAGCGGCGCTGCCCGGCATTGTCGGTGCGTTCCTGCTGGCAATCAGCCGGGCCATCGGCGAAACGATGATTGTGGTGCTCGCCGCCGGCAACTCGCCGGTGCTGACGGGCAACCCGTTCGAGGCGGTCTCCACGGTGACCGTCACCATCGTCAACCAGCTCACCGGCGACACCGACTTTGCGAGCCCCCAGTCGCTGGTGGCCTTCGCGCTCGGCCTCACCCTCTTCATCATCACGCTGATCCTCAACGTGATGGCGATCTACATCGTGCGGAAATACCGCGAACAATATGAATAG
- a CDS encoding substrate-binding domain-containing protein, whose product MKFTNFASVAALAAAGVLAASAASAQSRDTIQIAGSSTVLPFASVVAEEFGNAFPEYNTPVVGSGGSSGGLRQFCQGVGENTIDIANASRAIRDSEIQACNDAGVKTIIEVRVGYDGIVFASDASTNHFALEPAQIYQALAAKVPVDGELVDNPYANWSEIDSKLPDQEITMVIPGTNHGTREVFEENVVLPGCESFDVIESMEKDAGEAACLGFRQDGRVIEVAGDYTETLGRLDAQPAAIGVFGLSFYDQNRDRLQVATVSGVEPTMESIATGEYPVSRPLFFYVKGEHLGVIPGLEDYAMYFVSEQVSGAGSQLEAAGLIPLSADERQAQMDKIANKTPVSAAD is encoded by the coding sequence GTGAAATTCACGAACTTTGCGAGCGTTGCAGCTCTCGCCGCCGCTGGCGTTCTCGCCGCGTCCGCCGCCTCCGCGCAGTCGCGTGACACCATCCAGATCGCCGGCTCTTCGACGGTCCTGCCGTTCGCCTCCGTTGTTGCCGAAGAATTCGGCAACGCCTTCCCCGAATACAACACCCCCGTGGTCGGCTCCGGCGGTTCTTCGGGCGGCCTGCGCCAGTTCTGCCAGGGCGTCGGTGAGAACACCATCGACATCGCCAACGCCAGCCGCGCCATTCGCGACAGCGAAATCCAGGCCTGCAACGACGCCGGCGTGAAGACCATCATCGAAGTGCGCGTCGGCTACGACGGCATCGTGTTCGCCTCCGATGCGTCCACCAACCACTTCGCCCTCGAGCCCGCACAGATCTACCAGGCGCTGGCCGCCAAGGTCCCGGTCGACGGCGAGCTGGTCGACAACCCCTACGCCAACTGGTCGGAAATCGACTCCAAGCTGCCGGACCAGGAAATCACCATGGTGATCCCGGGTACCAACCACGGCACTCGTGAAGTCTTCGAAGAAAACGTCGTCCTGCCGGGCTGCGAGTCCTTCGACGTCATCGAGTCCATGGAAAAAGACGCTGGTGAAGCCGCTTGCCTCGGCTTCCGCCAGGATGGCCGCGTGATCGAAGTCGCCGGCGACTACACCGAGACCCTCGGCCGCCTCGACGCGCAGCCGGCTGCCATCGGCGTGTTCGGCCTGTCCTTCTACGACCAGAACCGCGACCGGCTTCAGGTTGCCACCGTGAGCGGCGTCGAGCCGACCATGGAAAGCATCGCCACCGGTGAATATCCGGTCTCCCGCCCGCTGTTCTTCTACGTGAAGGGCGAGCACCTCGGCGTCATCCCCGGTCTCGAAGATTACGCCATGTACTTCGTGTCCGAGCAGGTTTCCGGCGCCGGTTCGCAGCTCGAAGCTGCCGGCCTGATCCCGCTTTCGGCTGACGAGCGTCAGGCGCAGATGGACAAGATCGCCAACAAGACCCCGGTCTCCGCGGCCGACTGA
- a CDS encoding ATP-binding protein, with translation MIPVLAFAAMSALSLLLAPVAFVLAASVCAALLLVAGPARAADIGAEAASDPALPPADEALTRRAGAATLSADAQAILDAMPDACIVLTGERTVVWANAAAREQFGDFEPGTPFSFTMRVPELLRALEKASRHGLSERARWSVRVPTGRWYEAFVTPFPFASAPKDAIAIFVRDLTEQERLDRMREDFVANASHELRTPLAALTGFIETLQGPARDDPAAREQFLDIMRQQAERMKRLTDALLSLSRIEMRAHVRPSDKVDLAASVRSAVEFTRTMAREDSVTLELSIEEAPLFVRGDGDELVQLIGNLIENAIKYGGKGKRVLISVAREPAGRGEAACVSVEDFGIGIAPEHVPRLTERFYRVDVEASRARRGTGLGLAIVKHIVARHRGRLTVRSELGAGSTFAVKIPIFTER, from the coding sequence GTGATACCAGTGCTCGCGTTTGCGGCAATGTCGGCGCTTTCCCTGCTGCTGGCTCCGGTGGCGTTCGTGCTGGCGGCGAGCGTTTGTGCGGCGCTGTTGCTGGTGGCCGGCCCGGCGCGCGCGGCTGACATTGGCGCCGAAGCTGCCTCGGACCCGGCCCTGCCCCCGGCCGACGAGGCGCTGACCCGGCGCGCAGGCGCCGCGACCCTTTCGGCCGACGCCCAGGCCATTCTCGATGCGATGCCCGACGCCTGCATCGTCCTCACCGGCGAACGCACGGTGGTGTGGGCGAATGCCGCCGCGCGCGAGCAGTTCGGCGATTTCGAGCCGGGCACGCCATTTTCCTTCACGATGCGTGTGCCGGAGCTTTTGCGGGCGCTCGAAAAGGCCAGCCGGCACGGGCTTTCGGAGCGGGCGCGCTGGTCGGTTCGCGTGCCGACGGGCCGGTGGTACGAAGCGTTCGTCACCCCGTTCCCGTTTGCGAGCGCGCCGAAGGATGCCATCGCCATCTTCGTGCGCGACCTCACCGAGCAGGAGCGGCTCGACCGGATGCGCGAAGACTTTGTGGCCAACGCCAGCCACGAGCTGCGCACGCCCCTTGCGGCCCTCACCGGCTTCATCGAGACCCTGCAGGGCCCTGCCAGGGACGATCCCGCCGCGCGCGAACAATTTCTCGACATCATGCGCCAGCAGGCCGAGCGGATGAAGCGGCTGACCGATGCGCTGCTCTCCCTCTCCCGCATCGAGATGCGCGCGCACGTTCGCCCGTCCGACAAGGTGGACCTTGCCGCCAGCGTCCGCAGCGCCGTGGAATTCACCCGCACCATGGCGCGCGAGGACAGCGTGACGCTGGAGCTTTCCATCGAGGAGGCGCCCCTGTTCGTCCGCGGTGATGGTGACGAGCTGGTCCAGCTCATCGGCAACCTCATCGAGAACGCCATCAAATATGGCGGCAAGGGCAAGCGCGTTCTGATTTCGGTCGCGCGTGAGCCTGCCGGCCGCGGCGAGGCGGCCTGCGTTTCGGTCGAGGATTTCGGCATCGGCATCGCGCCAGAGCACGTGCCGCGGCTGACGGAGCGCTTCTACCGGGTGGATGTGGAAGCGTCCCGCGCGCGGCGGGGAACCGGGCTGGGGCTTGCCATCGTCAAGCACATTGTGGCGCGGCACCGCGGCCGGTTGACGGTCCGCAGCGAGCTTGGCGCGGGTTCGACATTTGCGGTCAAGATCCCGATTTTTACCGAGCGCTGA
- the msrP gene encoding protein-methionine-sulfoxide reductase catalytic subunit MsrP — MPVHFKPRWALPERTATPEGVFRNRRAFLKTAGIAAGAIAAGPAHANIFDRLLGGDNVPTPDVENDPSAGLYPAPRNEAYQVMRPISDENLVTTYNNFYEFGSHKRIFKAAQKLQIRPWTVTIDGMVEKEQTLDIDTLLRKMSLEERVYRHRCVEAWSMVVPWTGFPMADLVALAKPLSGAKYIRTETFMEPDIASGQRQSWYPWPYVEGLTMEEATNPLAFLVTGAYGAPIEEQNGAPLRMALPWKYGFKSAKSLVRFTFTDERPSSFWMDIAGAEYGFWANVNPEVAHARWSQATEQPLGSDERIPTLLYNGYADEVAGLYADKEGERLYY, encoded by the coding sequence ATGCCCGTCCATTTCAAACCGCGCTGGGCTTTGCCGGAACGGACTGCCACGCCGGAGGGGGTGTTTCGCAACCGCCGCGCCTTTTTGAAGACGGCGGGCATTGCTGCAGGCGCCATAGCCGCAGGCCCCGCCCACGCCAACATCTTCGACCGGCTGCTCGGCGGCGACAACGTGCCGACGCCGGACGTGGAAAACGACCCGTCCGCCGGCCTCTACCCCGCGCCGCGCAACGAGGCCTATCAGGTGATGCGTCCCATATCGGACGAGAACCTGGTCACCACGTACAACAATTTTTACGAGTTCGGCTCGCACAAGCGCATCTTCAAGGCCGCGCAGAAGCTTCAGATCCGGCCGTGGACCGTCACCATCGACGGCATGGTGGAAAAGGAGCAGACCCTCGATATCGACACGCTCCTGCGCAAGATGTCGCTGGAGGAGCGGGTCTACCGCCATCGCTGCGTGGAGGCATGGTCCATGGTCGTGCCGTGGACGGGCTTCCCGATGGCCGATCTCGTCGCCCTGGCAAAGCCGCTGTCCGGTGCAAAATACATCCGCACCGAGACGTTCATGGAACCGGACATTGCGTCCGGCCAGCGCCAGTCCTGGTACCCATGGCCCTACGTGGAAGGCCTCACCATGGAGGAGGCCACCAACCCGCTCGCCTTCCTGGTGACAGGGGCCTACGGCGCGCCGATCGAGGAGCAGAACGGGGCACCGCTGCGCATGGCACTGCCGTGGAAATACGGCTTCAAGTCCGCCAAGTCGCTGGTGCGTTTCACCTTTACCGATGAGCGGCCAAGCTCGTTCTGGATGGACATTGCCGGCGCTGAATACGGCTTCTGGGCCAACGTGAACCCCGAAGTTGCGCACGCCCGCTGGAGCCAGGCCACCGAACAGCCCCTGGGCAGCGACGAGCGGATCCCGACGCTCCTTTACAACGGCTACGCCGACGAGGTTGCCGGCCTCTACGCGGACAAGGAAGGCGAGCGCCTTTATTATTGA
- a CDS encoding ATP-binding protein: MAASGATRRPAPDGVADDPCRNVAVFMVTGWLLASAAFILAAAALLYAARTTRTALAATDEARAHRIARTLADETLARGALAAVRLTPAGTPIVAGPVPASVNDAVAGDGPLAAAVAALAEGTPFRQLLGEDGLAAVGSMDGGAPTIFIEAQNGGGGAGAVPERIASLVASLCHAAWVENEMGERLWVNAAYADAVGARTPDLAAAGAETLLDANAAGKLRAGDGPLAERVSTIVKGERRILDVAAERREGALAALAMDVTEITQSLTAQSRALQSHAATLDRLATAIAIFGPDQRLAFHNAAFETLFALPPAFLEQAPPEERVLDHLRSERRLPETADFKAWKRDQLKGYETRESFERWWHLPDGQTLRVIANPGSDGGVTYIYENVTEQLALERRYNTLSRAQGETIDNLGEGVASFGPDGLLRLANPAFWHLSGASAAEVGDHVRDIAGSAPPEMLAVWETLIGQVTGLTEYRVTEKGRLECADSRVLDYAFNPLPDGSTLATFADVTDTVNVARALLDRNNALEAADKLKNAFIEHVSYELRSPLNTIIGFTQLLNRPETGPLTPRQSEYASYVSTSSEALLVIIDGILDLATIDAGIMELATAPVDVNAALAQVTEGLQDRIAEQSIALEIDIAPDAAEFEGDAQRVRQVLFNLLSNAVAHAPEGSAITVDGRSEGGFVAISVRDRGLGIAKDKAEAVFERFMTSGAQGRRGGVGLGLALVKSFVELHGGTVAVDPVDGPGAAVVVRFPRHQHKATVQDAA, encoded by the coding sequence ATGGCGGCATCCGGCGCAACCCGGCGCCCTGCGCCGGACGGAGTGGCCGATGACCCCTGCCGGAACGTTGCCGTCTTTATGGTGACCGGCTGGCTCCTCGCATCGGCGGCCTTCATTCTGGCCGCCGCGGCGCTTCTTTATGCCGCCCGCACCACCCGCACCGCCCTTGCGGCGACCGACGAGGCGCGGGCGCACCGTATCGCCCGCACCCTGGCCGACGAGACGCTGGCCCGCGGTGCCCTTGCCGCGGTCCGGCTCACCCCCGCCGGCACACCCATTGTCGCAGGCCCCGTACCTGCCAGCGTGAACGACGCCGTGGCCGGAGACGGCCCGCTTGCTGCCGCGGTTGCGGCGCTGGCCGAAGGCACCCCCTTCCGCCAGCTTCTGGGCGAAGACGGCCTTGCCGCCGTGGGCAGCATGGATGGCGGCGCACCGACCATCTTCATCGAGGCCCAGAATGGCGGCGGCGGCGCGGGCGCCGTGCCAGAGCGGATCGCAAGCCTCGTCGCCAGTCTCTGCCACGCCGCCTGGGTGGAGAACGAAATGGGCGAACGCCTCTGGGTCAACGCTGCCTATGCGGACGCGGTGGGCGCCCGGACGCCGGACCTTGCCGCAGCGGGCGCGGAAACGCTGCTGGACGCCAACGCTGCCGGCAAGCTGCGCGCCGGCGATGGACCCCTTGCCGAACGTGTGTCCACCATCGTGAAGGGCGAACGCCGGATCCTCGATGTTGCCGCAGAGCGGCGCGAGGGGGCGCTGGCAGCGCTGGCGATGGACGTCACCGAGATCACCCAGTCGCTCACCGCGCAATCGCGCGCGCTGCAAAGCCATGCCGCCACGCTGGACCGTCTTGCCACCGCCATCGCCATCTTCGGGCCGGACCAGCGGCTGGCCTTCCACAATGCCGCCTTCGAAACCCTGTTTGCGCTGCCCCCCGCCTTTCTGGAGCAGGCCCCGCCGGAAGAGCGCGTTCTCGATCATCTGCGCAGCGAGCGCCGCTTGCCCGAAACCGCGGACTTCAAGGCCTGGAAGCGCGACCAGCTGAAGGGCTACGAAACGCGCGAGAGCTTCGAGCGCTGGTGGCACCTGCCCGACGGGCAGACGCTGCGCGTGATTGCAAACCCCGGCTCCGACGGCGGCGTGACATACATCTACGAAAACGTCACCGAGCAGCTGGCGCTGGAACGCCGGTACAACACGCTTTCGCGCGCACAAGGCGAGACCATCGACAATCTGGGCGAGGGCGTCGCGAGCTTCGGCCCGGATGGTTTGCTCCGCCTCGCCAACCCCGCATTCTGGCACCTTTCCGGCGCCAGCGCGGCCGAGGTGGGCGACCATGTGCGCGACATTGCCGGCAGCGCACCTCCCGAAATGCTGGCGGTGTGGGAAACCCTCATCGGCCAGGTCACTGGCCTCACCGAGTACCGCGTGACCGAAAAGGGCCGGCTGGAGTGCGCCGACAGCCGCGTTCTCGACTATGCGTTCAACCCGCTGCCCGACGGGTCGACACTGGCCACATTCGCAGACGTGACCGACACCGTGAACGTCGCCCGTGCCCTCCTCGACCGCAACAACGCACTGGAGGCGGCCGACAAGCTCAAGAACGCATTCATCGAGCACGTATCCTACGAGCTGCGCTCGCCGCTCAATACCATCATCGGCTTCACCCAGCTGCTCAACCGCCCGGAAACCGGGCCGCTCACACCAAGACAGTCCGAGTATGCGAGCTACGTCTCCACCTCGTCCGAGGCGCTGCTGGTTATCATCGACGGCATTCTGGACCTTGCCACCATCGACGCCGGCATCATGGAGCTGGCCACCGCGCCGGTGGACGTGAACGCAGCCCTTGCGCAAGTGACCGAGGGATTGCAGGACCGGATTGCCGAACAGTCCATCGCGCTGGAAATCGACATTGCGCCGGATGCGGCCGAATTTGAAGGAGATGCGCAGCGCGTGCGCCAGGTTCTGTTCAACCTCCTGTCCAATGCCGTCGCCCACGCGCCGGAGGGCAGCGCCATCACCGTGGACGGCCGCAGCGAGGGCGGGTTCGTCGCCATTTCCGTGCGTGATCGCGGCCTCGGCATTGCGAAGGACAAGGCAGAGGCCGTGTTCGAGCGGTTCATGACCTCCGGGGCGCAGGGGCGCCGCGGTGGCGTCGGCCTCGGGCTGGCGCTGGTGAAGAGCTTTGTCGAACTCCACGGCGGCACGGTTGCGGTCGACCCGGTGGACGGGCCGGGCGCGGCGGTGGTGGTGCGCTTCCCGCGCCACCAGCACAAGGCAACCGTGCAGGACGCAGCGTGA
- the tsaE gene encoding tRNA (adenosine(37)-N6)-threonylcarbamoyltransferase complex ATPase subunit type 1 TsaE, which produces MTLTLAIEDEAAMARLGADIASVLATGDRVALIGDLGAGKTTLARAILRALAEDPAMEVPSPTFTIVQAYDGRIPVRHVDLYRVTDPAEMDELGLGEPDAAELIEWPREPLPITLTIQFAEGDEARTVTLDAPAPWAARFARRQAMHGFIAAAGWGDAAVLPLKQDASTRSYVRLVRPDESAVLMNAPSFVPAPDSYPARARLADGNNNAFLAVGALLRGCGLSAPAVHAADAQEGFILLEDLGDGKIAEDGAPVEERYLAAADALAAFHETGTTAPPAYTPPRFDADLAALEVTLFMEWLLKSPVTPEYDGLWRAAIGTMWRGDDRLALRDYHSPNCLWLPAREGIARIGIIDYQDAMIAPSAYDVVSLAQDARVAIPRALEGEIIARYLAGRTGLDMALWHETYALLGAQRATRIAGVFRRLNDRDGKPQYLQHIPRMKATIAQNLAAAPALAPLAAWFAENTDVMDTQ; this is translated from the coding sequence GTGACACTCACTCTCGCCATTGAAGACGAGGCCGCCATGGCCCGCCTCGGCGCCGACATCGCGTCCGTCCTTGCCACCGGCGACCGTGTGGCCCTCATCGGCGACCTTGGCGCCGGCAAGACCACGCTGGCCCGCGCCATCCTGCGCGCTCTGGCCGAAGATCCGGCGATGGAGGTGCCAAGCCCCACCTTCACCATCGTGCAGGCCTATGACGGGCGCATCCCCGTGCGCCACGTGGACCTATACCGCGTTACCGATCCGGCCGAGATGGACGAGCTGGGCCTTGGCGAACCGGACGCTGCCGAGTTGATCGAGTGGCCGCGCGAGCCGCTCCCCATCACCCTCACCATCCAGTTTGCCGAAGGCGACGAGGCGCGCACCGTCACGCTCGATGCGCCGGCGCCCTGGGCCGCAAGGTTTGCACGAAGGCAGGCGATGCACGGGTTCATCGCAGCGGCGGGCTGGGGCGATGCCGCGGTGCTGCCGCTCAAGCAGGATGCCTCCACCCGCTCCTATGTTCGCCTCGTGCGGCCGGACGAAAGCGCCGTTCTGATGAACGCGCCGAGCTTTGTGCCGGCACCGGACTCCTACCCCGCCAGAGCCCGGCTGGCGGACGGCAACAACAACGCATTCCTGGCTGTCGGCGCACTTCTGCGCGGCTGCGGGCTGTCCGCCCCCGCCGTCCACGCCGCCGATGCGCAGGAAGGCTTCATCCTTCTGGAAGACCTCGGCGACGGCAAGATTGCCGAGGACGGCGCCCCGGTGGAAGAGCGCTACCTTGCGGCCGCCGATGCGCTTGCCGCCTTCCACGAAACGGGCACCACCGCGCCGCCCGCCTATACGCCGCCCCGCTTCGACGCCGACCTTGCGGCACTGGAAGTGACGCTGTTCATGGAATGGCTGCTGAAATCTCCGGTAACGCCGGAGTATGACGGGCTGTGGCGGGCCGCCATCGGCACGATGTGGCGCGGCGACGACAGGCTGGCGCTGCGCGATTACCACTCGCCCAATTGTCTGTGGCTTCCGGCGCGCGAAGGCATCGCGCGCATCGGCATCATCGATTATCAGGACGCCATGATCGCCCCTTCCGCCTACGATGTGGTTTCGCTCGCGCAGGACGCCCGCGTCGCCATCCCGCGCGCGCTGGAGGGCGAGATCATCGCGCGCTATCTGGCCGGCCGCACCGGGCTCGACATGGCGCTGTGGCACGAAACCTACGCCCTTCTCGGCGCCCAGCGGGCAACCCGGATTGCCGGCGTCTTCCGCCGCCTCAACGACCGGGACGGCAAGCCGCAATATCTTCAACATATCCCGCGGATGAAGGCGACAATCGCGCAGAACCTAGCCGCGGCGCCGGCCCTTGCCCCGCTGGCCGCCTGGTTTGCGGAAAATACCGATGTGATGGACACGCAATGA
- a CDS encoding nucleotidyltransferase family protein, whose amino-acid sequence MSELAAMVLAAGRGARMRPLSAMTPKPLIEVAGQSLIDHVFDRLDSAGVDRIVVNVHYLADLIEVHVRRRKGDRVAISDERDVMLETGGGVVKALPLLGDAPFLVANADTFFIEGASNTLKRMVAAFDPDRMDGLLLLAPTVGAIGYDGRGDFSLSPDGRLERRAERRLAPFIYAGCAVFSPRAFEGAPEGRFSLNVTFDRLIEQGRLFGLRLDGIFLHVGTPQSIRVAEKAYLASHT is encoded by the coding sequence ATGAGCGAACTTGCCGCCATGGTGCTGGCAGCCGGCCGCGGCGCGCGGATGCGCCCGCTTTCGGCAATGACGCCAAAACCGCTGATCGAGGTGGCCGGCCAGTCCCTGATCGACCATGTGTTCGACCGGCTGGACAGCGCGGGCGTCGACCGGATCGTCGTCAACGTCCACTATCTCGCCGATCTCATCGAGGTGCATGTGCGCCGACGCAAGGGCGACCGCGTCGCCATTTCGGACGAGCGGGACGTGATGCTCGAAACCGGCGGCGGTGTGGTGAAGGCGCTCCCGCTGCTCGGCGACGCGCCCTTTCTGGTGGCCAACGCCGACACCTTCTTCATCGAGGGCGCCTCCAATACGCTCAAGCGCATGGTCGCCGCATTCGACCCCGACCGGATGGACGGCCTCCTCCTTCTCGCGCCCACCGTGGGCGCGATCGGCTACGACGGACGGGGCGACTTCTCGCTGTCGCCGGACGGACGGCTGGAGCGGCGGGCGGAGCGGCGGCTCGCGCCGTTCATCTATGCCGGGTGCGCCGTGTTCAGCCCCCGCGCCTTCGAGGGGGCGCCGGAGGGTCGGTTCTCCCTCAACGTCACCTTCGACAGGCTGATCGAGCAGGGCCGGCTGTTCGGCCTCCGGCTCGACGGGATCTTCCTCCATGTCGGCACCCCCCAATCGATCCGGGTTGCCGAAAAAGCCTACCTCGCCAGCCACACATGA